Proteins encoded by one window of Mesorhizobium sp. INR15:
- a CDS encoding integrase arm-type DNA-binding domain-containing protein has product MSLSDFACKNSKPKDKPYRLTDGDGLYLLVQRSGSKLWQLRYRSLEKENILSFGKYPLVSLLDAREKRDQAKRLLIAGINPSTKRREEKITALTEARTTFGLISEEYVKRMEERGAAAATVTKTKWLLEDLACPLAKRPIKEITPAEILQLLQKIERSGRRETARRLRGVIGSVFRLAIVTCGPRATRPCRFGAPSSRLKPMVVPLSPMKRNSVSSSWR; this is encoded by the coding sequence ATGTCGCTCTCCGATTTCGCATGCAAGAACAGCAAGCCCAAAGACAAACCGTATCGCCTCACTGACGGCGACGGGCTCTATCTCCTCGTCCAAAGAAGCGGCTCCAAACTTTGGCAATTGCGGTATCGCAGCCTGGAAAAGGAAAACATCCTCTCCTTTGGGAAATACCCATTGGTGTCGCTACTCGACGCGAGAGAGAAGCGCGACCAGGCCAAGAGGCTGCTTATCGCCGGTATTAACCCCTCCACAAAACGCAGGGAGGAGAAGATCACGGCTCTCACAGAAGCGCGCACAACCTTCGGCTTGATCTCCGAGGAATACGTCAAACGGATGGAGGAGCGAGGCGCCGCAGCGGCCACCGTCACCAAAACCAAGTGGCTCCTCGAAGACTTGGCCTGCCCGCTGGCCAAACGTCCAATCAAAGAGATCACCCCAGCGGAGATACTTCAACTTCTCCAGAAGATCGAAAGGAGCGGCCGACGGGAAACGGCGCGGCGTCTGCGCGGCGTGATCGGCAGTGTCTTCCGGTTGGCGATTGTCACCTGCGGGCCGAGGGCGACCCGACCCTGCCGCTTCGGGGCGCCCTCCAGCCGCCTAAAGCCAATGGTCGTGCCGCTATCACCGATGAAAAGAAATTCGGTCAGCTCCTCGTGGCGATAG
- a CDS encoding BA14K family protein has protein sequence MFTRTLVSGLIATTVAATALVGTVQPSAAHSHNHDLGIGIAAGVGGFVLGSMLAQQPRTVYVDQYEGGGSWHVRRCYDRYQSYDVDSDTYVGHDGYRHYCRL, from the coding sequence ATGTTCACGCGCACACTCGTTTCCGGCCTTATCGCCACCACCGTTGCCGCCACCGCGCTGGTCGGCACTGTCCAGCCTTCGGCCGCCCACAGCCACAATCACGACCTTGGTATCGGCATCGCCGCCGGCGTCGGTGGCTTCGTCCTCGGCAGCATGCTCGCCCAGCAGCCGCGCACGGTCTATGTCGACCAGTATGAGGGCGGTGGTTCCTGGCATGTCCGCCGCTGCTACGATCGCTACCAGAGCTACGATGTCGACTCCGACACCTATGTCGGCCACGACGGCTACCGCCACTATTGCCGGCTCTAG
- a CDS encoding site-specific integrase, which yields MAIDEYDGWPTLKAALQFLALTCVRPGEVRGATRAEFDQEKAVWHIPAERMKMRAPHDVPLSKQALRVLGEVWPLSERGGLVFPSIRSTKRPLSENAMNAALRRMGYRKDEVTAHGFRVTASTILNARNYDPDVIEAVLAHQDKNAIRRTYNRATYWEQRVTLMHGWGDLLDALKAHR from the coding sequence GTGGCGATAGATGAGTACGATGGCTGGCCGACCCTGAAAGCTGCTCTCCAGTTCCTCGCCCTTACCTGCGTCCGTCCCGGCGAGGTACGGGGGGCGACCCGCGCCGAATTCGACCAAGAAAAGGCTGTCTGGCACATACCAGCCGAGCGCATGAAGATGCGTGCCCCGCACGATGTGCCACTATCCAAGCAGGCGCTCCGGGTCCTGGGAGAAGTCTGGCCGCTTTCAGAGCGGGGCGGCCTAGTCTTTCCTTCGATCCGCTCGACCAAGCGTCCGCTTTCCGAGAACGCCATGAATGCCGCGCTACGGCGGATGGGCTACCGAAAAGACGAAGTAACCGCCCATGGCTTTCGGGTGACTGCCAGCACCATCCTCAACGCCCGCAACTACGATCCAGACGTCATTGAGGCGGTACTGGCGCACCAAGACAAGAACGCCATTCGGCGTACTTACAACCGCGCGACCTATTGGGAGCAACGCGTGACGCTGATGCACGGGTGGGGGGATTTGCTAGACGCGCTAAAAGCGCACCGTTAG
- the bhcR gene encoding HTH-type transcriptional regulator BhcR, producing MDTTEKRQRGRPRSFNGPSETSSVQSLDRALRILAIVAEGSGLSLSEIAASSGLAASTAYRMLTTLENHGMVEFDSSDQLWSIGVETYRMGAAFLRRRKLVDRARVVMQELMEKTGETANLGVAEDDCVVFVSQVETHQAIRAFFQPGTRSPFHASGIGKAVLAHLEPERVGAILRKAGLQRFTDKTLFEIPALAHDLAAIKQRGWSVDDEERHPGMRCVAAAIFNEFGEPIGGVSVSGPTVRVTPERLAEIGPLVRDAAADVTKMIGGVGSP from the coding sequence ATGGACACAACCGAAAAACGTCAGCGTGGCCGTCCGCGCTCCTTCAATGGTCCCTCGGAGACATCCTCTGTGCAATCGCTGGACCGGGCGCTGCGTATCCTTGCCATTGTCGCCGAAGGCAGCGGCTTGTCGCTCAGCGAGATCGCCGCCAGTTCCGGCCTCGCCGCCTCCACCGCCTATCGCATGCTGACGACGCTCGAAAACCACGGCATGGTTGAGTTCGACAGTTCTGACCAGCTTTGGTCGATCGGCGTCGAGACCTATCGCATGGGTGCGGCGTTCCTGCGCCGCCGCAAGCTGGTCGATCGAGCCCGCGTCGTCATGCAGGAATTGATGGAGAAAACCGGCGAGACCGCCAATCTCGGTGTCGCCGAGGATGATTGCGTGGTTTTCGTCAGCCAGGTCGAGACGCACCAGGCCATCCGCGCCTTCTTCCAGCCGGGCACACGCAGCCCTTTCCATGCATCCGGCATCGGCAAGGCGGTGCTGGCCCATCTCGAGCCGGAGCGTGTCGGCGCCATCTTGCGCAAGGCCGGGCTGCAACGTTTTACCGACAAGACACTCTTTGAGATACCCGCCCTCGCCCATGATCTCGCGGCGATCAAGCAGCGCGGCTGGTCAGTGGACGATGAAGAGCGGCATCCTGGCATGCGGTGCGTGGCTGCTGCCATCTTCAACGAATTCGGCGAACCCATCGGTGGCGTTTCCGTATCCGGGCCGACGGTGCGGGTAACGCCGGAACGGCTGGCCGAGATCGGCCCCCTGGTGCGTGACGCCGCTGCCGATGTGACGAAAATGATCGGCGGGGTCGGCTCGCCATGA
- the gcl gene encoding glyoxylate carboligase, whose protein sequence is MARMRAVDAAVLVLEKEGISCAFGVPGAAINPFYSALKARGSIRHVLARHVEGASHMAEGYTRTKAGNIGLCIGTSGPAGTDMITGLYSAAADSIPILCITGQAPRARLNKEDFQAVDIAAIAAPVAKWAVTVMEPYLVPMALQKAFHLMRSSRPGPVLIDLPVDVQLAEIEFDIDAYEPLVPFKPAMTRAQAEKALHMLNAAEKPLIVAGGGIINADASDLLIEFAEITGVPVIPTLMGWGAIPDDHRLMAGMCGLQTSHRYGNATMIEADFVFGIGNRWANRHTGSVDVYTKGKKFIHVDIEPTQIGRVFAPDLGVVSDAGAALKILLDVATEWKTSGKLRDWSGWAKECLQRKKTMKRKTHFDQVPLKPQRVYEEMNKAFGRDVTYVTTIGLSQIAGAQFLHVYKPRNWINCGQAGPLGWTLPAALGVRAADPHRAIVALSGDYDFQFMIEELAVGAQHKLPYIHVVVNNAYLGLIRQAQRGFSMDFEVSLAFENVNRAGDPEAGYGVDHVAVAEAMGCKAVRVRKPEEFAGAFKEAQRLMEEFQVPVVLEFILERVTNISMGTEIDKITEFEELAERHEDAPTAIVMLD, encoded by the coding sequence ATGGCCAGGATGCGCGCAGTCGATGCTGCGGTTCTCGTTCTCGAAAAAGAAGGCATCTCGTGCGCCTTCGGCGTGCCGGGCGCGGCGATCAACCCGTTCTACTCGGCATTGAAGGCGCGTGGCAGCATCCGCCATGTCCTTGCCCGCCACGTCGAGGGCGCCTCGCACATGGCCGAAGGCTATACTCGCACCAAGGCTGGCAATATCGGCCTATGCATCGGCACGTCGGGCCCAGCGGGCACCGACATGATCACCGGGCTCTACTCGGCCGCCGCTGATTCCATTCCAATCCTCTGCATCACGGGCCAGGCGCCGCGCGCCCGGCTGAACAAGGAGGATTTCCAGGCCGTCGATATCGCCGCGATCGCCGCACCCGTCGCCAAATGGGCGGTCACCGTCATGGAGCCCTATCTGGTGCCGATGGCGTTGCAAAAGGCGTTCCACCTGATGCGCTCGTCGCGGCCCGGTCCCGTCCTGATCGACCTGCCGGTCGACGTGCAACTGGCCGAGATTGAGTTCGACATCGACGCTTATGAGCCGCTGGTGCCGTTCAAGCCGGCAATGACGCGCGCCCAGGCCGAGAAGGCGCTGCATATGTTGAACGCGGCTGAAAAGCCGCTGATCGTCGCCGGTGGCGGCATCATCAACGCGGACGCTTCGGATCTGCTCATCGAATTCGCCGAGATCACTGGTGTTCCCGTCATCCCCACGCTGATGGGCTGGGGCGCGATCCCCGATGATCACCGTCTGATGGCCGGCATGTGCGGCCTGCAGACGTCACATCGCTACGGCAACGCCACCATGATCGAGGCCGACTTCGTCTTCGGCATCGGCAACCGTTGGGCAAACCGCCACACCGGCTCGGTCGATGTCTACACCAAGGGCAAGAAATTCATCCATGTCGATATCGAGCCGACGCAGATCGGCCGTGTCTTCGCGCCGGACCTCGGTGTCGTTTCCGACGCGGGTGCCGCACTGAAGATCCTGCTCGACGTCGCCACCGAGTGGAAGACGTCAGGCAAGCTGCGCGACTGGTCGGGTTGGGCAAAGGAATGCCTGCAGCGCAAGAAGACGATGAAGCGCAAGACGCATTTCGACCAGGTGCCGCTGAAGCCGCAGCGCGTCTATGAGGAGATGAACAAGGCCTTTGGCCGCGACGTCACCTACGTCACCACCATCGGCCTGTCGCAGATCGCCGGCGCGCAGTTCCTGCATGTCTACAAGCCGCGCAACTGGATCAATTGCGGCCAGGCCGGCCCGCTCGGCTGGACGCTGCCGGCAGCGCTTGGCGTCCGCGCCGCCGACCCGCACCGTGCCATCGTCGCCCTGTCGGGCGACTATGATTTCCAGTTCATGATCGAGGAACTGGCTGTCGGTGCGCAGCACAAGCTGCCCTACATCCACGTCGTCGTGAACAATGCCTATCTTGGCCTGATCCGCCAGGCGCAGCGCGGTTTCTCGATGGATTTCGAGGTCAGCCTTGCCTTCGAGAACGTCAACCGGGCCGGCGATCCCGAGGCCGGCTATGGCGTCGACCATGTTGCCGTTGCCGAAGCCATGGGTTGCAAGGCGGTGAGGGTGCGCAAGCCGGAAGAATTCGCCGGTGCCTTCAAGGAGGCGCAGCGCCTGATGGAGGAATTCCAGGTTCCAGTCGTGCTCGAATTCATCCTCGAGCGTGTCACCAACATTTCCATGGGCACGGAAATCGACAA
- a CDS encoding caspase family protein yields the protein MHAETRALVVGVSGYPNLPDAIHLVGPKNDAREVANTLVRLGVPAADVTVLADGVRDLTEGVLAPGPGTRQAILADLDKLADSAREGDLVIFYFSGHGSQQPDTNGDEEGGLDQIFLPYDIGRWNGEGVDRAIVDDELARRVQRILDNGADFFGIIDACHSASGFRDVAGDDARARGVDPVDLGVPEDKGAATRALFLERKAVPKGRGRAAFFYAAQTTESALEKTPPGAADGESYGVFTYTMLSRLNLTPDLTYRTLHQAVVADIKRNTLMATQTPDLEGDLLDEPVLRLSKARPIRQWPIYAGNLQAGQLAGLNDGTIVALYADAAAAEAQVVAYGLVENAGATKSIVTQIAWPCAKPAGENGSCPATLNDAAFKKGRFARIVEPGVDLSVTLSEPIRVNPADGQDYAAAIAALRSAVASDTLSKRVSMRSAGYDIAVALVDGKLAFSTTGGQIDRLGPGSSPRLSLPGNPQAATATVAAAINRIARALALQRLAGSEAAQAIGLQARVLIARAKPEAVTDKQCSDDRSRYEPPVEAGAAPQLGNCDIISITMRNTGPKPVDVTVLLVGQDFSITTLWPAAGTINRLASGDEKNADIAQIEPDTSLASDERLIFVAVPGLGKAHTVFDNLEQEGLRDVPGTEDTAPEMAELRNLVSTSLNDMAQGSVSKPPRIEEDMSIDIRPFTVTAK from the coding sequence TGCCCGCGAAGTCGCCAACACACTGGTCCGGCTCGGTGTGCCGGCCGCGGATGTGACCGTTCTGGCCGACGGTGTCAGGGATTTGACCGAGGGCGTATTGGCCCCTGGGCCTGGCACCAGGCAGGCGATCCTTGCTGACCTCGACAAGCTGGCCGATAGCGCCCGCGAAGGCGATCTAGTTATCTTCTATTTCTCCGGCCATGGGTCGCAGCAGCCGGACACCAACGGCGACGAAGAGGGCGGTCTCGACCAGATTTTCCTGCCCTACGACATAGGCCGCTGGAATGGAGAAGGCGTGGACCGCGCCATCGTCGATGACGAACTCGCGCGGCGCGTCCAGCGCATCCTCGACAACGGCGCCGACTTTTTCGGCATTATCGATGCGTGTCATTCCGCTAGCGGGTTTCGCGATGTTGCCGGCGACGACGCCCGGGCTCGTGGCGTCGATCCGGTTGATCTCGGAGTGCCCGAGGACAAGGGGGCGGCGACCCGAGCACTTTTCCTCGAACGCAAGGCAGTGCCCAAGGGACGCGGACGAGCCGCCTTCTTTTACGCTGCCCAGACAACCGAGTCCGCGCTGGAGAAAACCCCACCTGGCGCGGCCGACGGCGAGAGCTACGGCGTCTTCACCTACACCATGCTGAGCCGGCTCAACCTGACACCGGACCTGACCTACCGCACCCTGCATCAGGCCGTGGTGGCCGACATCAAGCGCAATACGTTGATGGCTACGCAGACACCGGATCTTGAGGGTGATTTGCTCGATGAACCGGTGCTCCGGTTGAGCAAGGCCCGTCCGATCAGGCAATGGCCGATCTACGCCGGGAACCTTCAGGCCGGGCAACTCGCCGGCCTCAACGACGGCACTATTGTCGCGCTTTACGCGGACGCAGCGGCGGCCGAGGCGCAGGTGGTTGCCTATGGGCTGGTCGAGAATGCCGGAGCCACGAAAAGCATCGTCACGCAAATCGCCTGGCCTTGTGCCAAACCGGCCGGGGAAAACGGCTCATGCCCGGCGACGCTCAACGACGCGGCCTTCAAGAAGGGCCGCTTCGCCCGAATCGTTGAGCCGGGCGTCGATCTCTCCGTGACGCTGTCAGAGCCGATCCGGGTAAATCCTGCGGATGGACAAGACTACGCCGCCGCAATCGCCGCCCTTCGCTCGGCGGTCGCATCCGACACGTTGTCAAAACGCGTTTCCATGCGGTCGGCTGGTTACGATATCGCCGTTGCCCTGGTTGACGGCAAACTCGCTTTTTCAACCACCGGCGGCCAGATCGATCGTCTCGGGCCAGGTTCATCGCCACGGCTGTCCTTGCCCGGCAATCCGCAGGCCGCGACCGCCACCGTGGCTGCGGCAATCAACCGGATCGCGCGCGCGCTGGCGCTGCAACGCCTTGCCGGCAGCGAGGCTGCACAAGCGATCGGCCTTCAGGCGCGTGTGCTGATCGCCCGCGCGAAGCCAGAGGCGGTGACCGACAAACAATGTTCCGATGACCGTTCAAGGTACGAACCGCCGGTCGAGGCCGGCGCCGCCCCGCAACTCGGCAATTGCGACATCATATCGATAACGATGCGCAATACGGGCCCCAAGCCGGTCGATGTCACTGTGCTGCTGGTCGGTCAGGACTTTTCGATCACGACGCTTTGGCCAGCCGCCGGCACCATCAACCGGCTCGCTTCCGGCGACGAGAAAAACGCCGACATCGCTCAGATCGAGCCTGATACATCATTAGCCAGCGACGAGCGTCTGATCTTCGTCGCGGTGCCCGGCCTCGGCAAGGCACACACTGTCTTCGACAATCTCGAGCAGGAGGGCCTTCGCGATGTTCCCGGAACCGAAGATACCGCGCCAGAAATGGCCGAACTGCGCAATCTGGTCTCGACCAGCCTGAACGACATGGCCCAAGGCTCGGTGAGCAAACCACCGCGCATCGAGGAAGACATGTCCATCGATATCCGGCCGTTCACGGTGACGGCGAAATAG